From one Trachemys scripta elegans isolate TJP31775 chromosome 14, CAS_Tse_1.0, whole genome shotgun sequence genomic stretch:
- the TMEM220 gene encoding transmembrane protein 220 isoform X1 codes for MAGSCSGPGRLWRLCNLLMAAFFGLAAAVQINDPDAGLWIVVYVVPAVLTLLVGLNPSITGCKPRAAWKCAQLSTTADNVVWRSLSDLHSAACLVGTIALGCSLFAYAKSNILHEEEGRELFGLVIITIWMNLCRNSAKNPLGGIRLMVAISLSLFPFVTWLYIYMNSEMRSSWPTHCKTVI; via the exons ATGGCGGGGAGCTGCTCCGGGCCGGGCCGTCTATGGAGACTCTGCAACCTGCTCATGGCCGCCTTCTTCGGGCTGGCGGCCGCCGTTCAG ATAAATGACCCTGATGCAGGACTGTGGATA GTGGTCTACGTTGTACCTGCTGTCCTTACACTGCTTGTTGGCCTTAATCCATCAATTACAG GATGCAAACCCAGGGCTGCATGGAAGTGTGCTCAGCTGTCCACGACTGCAG ATAATGTTGTCTGGAGGAGCCTGTCGGATCTGCATTCTGCTGCTTGTTTAGTTGGGACCATTGCCTTGGGGTGCTCTTTGTTCGCTTATGCAAAAAGTAACATCTTGCATGAAGAGGAAGGAAG agAGTTGTTTGGTCTGGTGATTATTACAATATGGATGAATCTTTGCCGCAATTCAGCAAA AAATCCTTTGGGTGGAATTCGTCTGATGGttgcaatttctctctctctcttcccctttgtaACATGGCTTTACATTTACATGAACTCAGAGATGCGATCATCCTGGCCAACTCACTGCAAAACTGTGATTTAA
- the TMEM220 gene encoding transmembrane protein 220 isoform X2 encodes MAGSCSGPGRLWRLCNLLMAAFFGLAAAVQINDPDAGLWIVVYVVPAVLTLLVGLNPSITDNVVWRSLSDLHSAACLVGTIALGCSLFAYAKSNILHEEEGRELFGLVIITIWMNLCRNSAKNPLGGIRLMVAISLSLFPFVTWLYIYMNSEMRSSWPTHCKTVI; translated from the exons ATGGCGGGGAGCTGCTCCGGGCCGGGCCGTCTATGGAGACTCTGCAACCTGCTCATGGCCGCCTTCTTCGGGCTGGCGGCCGCCGTTCAG ATAAATGACCCTGATGCAGGACTGTGGATA GTGGTCTACGTTGTACCTGCTGTCCTTACACTGCTTGTTGGCCTTAATCCATCAATTACAG ATAATGTTGTCTGGAGGAGCCTGTCGGATCTGCATTCTGCTGCTTGTTTAGTTGGGACCATTGCCTTGGGGTGCTCTTTGTTCGCTTATGCAAAAAGTAACATCTTGCATGAAGAGGAAGGAAG agAGTTGTTTGGTCTGGTGATTATTACAATATGGATGAATCTTTGCCGCAATTCAGCAAA AAATCCTTTGGGTGGAATTCGTCTGATGGttgcaatttctctctctctcttcccctttgtaACATGGCTTTACATTTACATGAACTCAGAGATGCGATCATCCTGGCCAACTCACTGCAAAACTGTGATTTAA